The Altererythrobacter sp. H2 genomic sequence CCGGCAGGTCCGACTGGCGGCGCAGCTGGCGCAGCAGCTCCATCCCGTCCATGCGCGGCATCTTGATGTCGAACACGCCCAGGTCCGGCGGCTTGTCGAGCAGGGCCTTCAGGGCGGATTCGCCATCGGTGTAGATGCGCGTGGTGTAGCCTTCGGCCTGCAGCGCGATGGACACGGTGGTGAGGATGTTGCGATCGTCATCGACAAGGGCAATCACGCGCTCGCGCCTGCCGGGCCGGGGTTCGCTCTCTGCCATGGCATCGTGACTAGTCGTTTCGGCGCATTTGGGCAACGCATCGAACGCGCCGCATCGCAACTATCCGGCCAGCGGGAATCGCATGGTTTGACGTCGGCGCAGGCTGTGATTATGGGCGCCGGTGAAATCCAGTGCATTCGTATGCAGGCGACTCGTCCGCTCCCCGGCGGATTTCTGAAAACCCTGCCTGCCCAGGAGATGATATGAGCACCCCCCTGTCCACCTCGCTCGCCGCCCAGGGTTTTGAGACCCGGGCCATTATCCACCCCAATTTCGGCACCGCAGAGCTGGTCGAGCACGCGCTGAAAAAGGGTGAGGGACAACTGACCAAGCACGGCGCGCTGCTGGTCGACACGGGCAAGTTTACCGGCCGCAGCGTAAAGGACAAGTACATCGTCCGCGATGCGACGACGGAGGAAACCATCAACTGGGGCCCGATCAACCAGCCGATGGGGCAGGAGCACTGGAATGCTCTCAAGGCCGATTTCCTCGCGGCGGTGAAGGATCAGGGCGAACTCTACGTGGCCGACTTGTTTGGCGGCAGCCAGCCGGAATACCGGGTCAACGTGCGCGTCATCAATGAAATGGCCTGGCACAACCTGTTCATCCGCACCCTGCTGGTGCGCCCCACGGCGGAAGAACTGGCGGTCTTCACACCCGAATACACCATCATCAACCTGCCCAGCTTCAAGGCCGACCCGGAACGTCACGGCTGCCGCAGCGACACGGTGATTGTCGTCAATTTCACCGAGAAGCTGATTCTGATCGGGAATACCGAATATTCGGGCGAGATGAAGAAGGGCGTGTTCGGCCTGCTCAACTACCTGCTGCCCGCGCAGGGCGTGATGCCGATGCATTGTTCGGCCAACATCGGCGCGGACGGCAAGAGCGCGATCTTCTTCGGCCTGTCGGGCACCGGCAAGACCACCCTTTCGGCTGACGCCAGCCGCACCCTGATCGGCGATGACGAACATGGCTGGTCGGACCAGGCCGTGTTCAACTTCGAAGGCGGTTGCTACGCCAAGATGATCAATCTCTCGGCCGAAGGCGAGCCGGAGATTTACGCCACCACCCGGATGTTCGGCACGATCCTGGAAAACGTGACGATCGATCCGGCCACGCGTGAACTCGATTTCACCGATGGCAGCAAGACCGAGAACACCCGCGGCGCCTATCCGATCGAGTACATTCCCAACACGTCGGAGAAGAACCTCGGCCCGGCGCCGGCCAATGTGATCATGCTGACCGCCGATGCCTTCGGCGTGCTGCCCCCGATCGCGCGGCTTACCCCCGATCAGGCGATGTATTACTTCCTCAGCGGTTACACCGCCAAGGTGGCCGGTACCGAAATCGGTGTGACGGAGCCGGAAGCGACGTTCAGCACCTGCTTTGGTGCCGCGTTCATGCCGCGTCATCCGAGCGTTTACGGCAACCTGCTCAAGGAACGGATCGCCAAGGGCAGTGTGCAGTGCTGGCTGTTCAATACCGGCTGGACCGGCGGCAAGTACGGCGTGGGGCAGCGGATGCCGATCAAGGCGACCCGCGGTCTGCTCAATGCCGTGCTCGACGGCAAGATCGACGATGTCGAGTTCCGCAAGGATCCCAACTTCGGGTTCGAAGTGCCGGTCCACGTGCCCGCGCTGGCCGAGGCCGGAATCGACCAGACCCTGCTCGACCCGCGCGCGACCTGGGCTGACAAGGATGAATACGACCGCATGGCGCAGAAGCTGGTGCAGCTGTTCATCGACAACTTCACGCAGTTCGAAGGCCATGTCGACGAAGGTGTGCGTCAGGCTGCGCCCCAGGCTGCCTGAGCCCGCCTGACCCCGCAGTCACTGGCGCCAGCCACGAGTTGGAGAGGAGAGGCCCCACCCGGCGCAAGACCGGGCGGGGCCTTTTTCGTGGGGAGCGGGAACCAGATTATCGACCAGCGTATTGGACGCAGCGACGGGCGCCGCCTAGAACCCGATCATAACAAAAGGGGAGACATCCATGATCCGCAGCGCCGCCTCGGTCGCATCCGTCCTTGCCATCCTGATTGCCGCGCCTGCCGCGCTGGCCCAGGATGCACCGCCTTCGCCCAATCCGGTCGAGGAAAAGGAAGTCAAAGCCTCGGCCCCGGATCCGGTCGCCCAGCCGGCGGAAGGGTCTGGAGAAGCGGCCTCGGTTGCAGCGGTTCCTGCCGCTCCGGCAAAGGCGGAAGATGCCAAGTGGGATGTCTCTGCGCCCGGCGACGGGGTGGTGCGCCAGGTGCCGATCCGCACCGATGAAGGCACCTGGATGGATGTTGATCTTTCGCCCGATGGCAACACGCTGGCCTTCAGCCTGCTGGGGGATATCTACACCATGCCGGTCACTGGCGGCACGCCGACCCGCGTGGCCGATGGCCTGGCGTGGGAAGTGCACCCGCGTTTCTCCCCCGATGGCCGCCGCATCGCCTTCACCTCTGACCGGGGCGGTGGCGACAACATCTGGGTCATGAATGCCGACGGCAGCGACAAGCGGCAGGTGACGAAGGAAAGCTTCCGCCTGATCAACCAGCCGAGCTGGAACCCCGACGGCCAGACACTGGCCGCCAAGAAGCACTTCACCACCCAGCGTTCGCTTGGCACGGGCGAGGTCTGGCTCTACCACGTCTCCGGCGGGGCAGGCGTCCAGCTGGTCAAGCGGGCGAGCGGGGCGCTGCAGAAAGAACTGGGCGAGCCCACCTTCGCCCCCGATGGCAGCGCGGTCTATTACACCCGCAACGTCAGTTCCGGGCCGATCTTCGAATATGCGCAGGACAGCCAGCAAAGCGTGTTCGAGATCGAACGCTATGACCTGAAGACCGGCGAGGTGACCACCGCCGTGTCCGGCTTCGGCGGCGCGGTGCGGCCCAATCCCTCGCCCGATGGGAAGCTGCTCAGCTTCGTGCGGCGCGACAAGGACCAGTCGCAGCTGTGGGTCAAGGACCTCGCCAGCGGGGCAGAGCGGATGATCTACGGCGCGCTCGACCTCGACATGCAGGAAACCTGGGCCGTCACCGGGGTCTATCCCAACATGGACTGGACGCCCGACAGCCGGACGATCGTGTTCTGGGCCGGGGGCAAGCTGCGCCGGGTCAACGCGGACGGCAGCGGCGCGGCGGTGATCCCGTTCCGGATCGACGACACCCGCGGGGTGATTGACGGGCCGCACCCGGTGATTGCGGTCGCGCCCGATGTGATTGAAACCAGGGTGCCCAAGTTCGCCGCCCTTTCGCCCGATGGCCGCCGGGTGGTGTTCGAAACGCTCGGCAAGTTGTGGGTCAAGGATGCCGCCGGGGGCGCGCCGCGCCGGCTGACCGGTGAAGGTGAGGCGCTGGAACTTTGGCCCGCCTGGTCGCGCGACGGGCGCAGCCTGGCCTGGGTCCGTTGGACCGACGCCGGTCTCGGGCAGATCGTGGTGGCAGATGCGCAGGGTCGCAATCCGCGCGTGGTGACGCCGCAGCCGGGCCATTACGCGGTGCCGCAGTTCTCGCCGGACGGGCGCACACTGGCCTTTGAGAAGCGCTCCGGCGGATATCTGACGTCGCCCGAGCAGTCCGAGAACACCGGTATCTACCGCGTTGCGGTGAACGGCGGCACCCCGATGCTGGTTGCGCGCGGCAACTCCGATCCGCAGTTCGCGGCCGACAATGACCGGCTGTTCATGCTCGGACGGTCGGATGGCAAGCTGCAGCTGCTCTCCAGCGACATGAACGGCGAAGCGCGCCGGGTCCATGCCGAGGGCGAACTGGCCAACGACTTCCGCGTCGCGCCTGACGGGCGGCACCTGGCTTTCCGCCAGAACTATGAAGTGTTTGCCATGCCGCTGCTGCCGGGCGGGCAGGCGGTCGGGGTTGATGAAACGTCCAGCGCCATGCCGGTGGTCCGCGCCAGCAAGGGCGGGGCGGACTACATTGGCTGGGCCGATGGCGGGCGCACCCTGCACTGGTCGATCGGGCCAGAGCTGCGCACAGCATCGGTCAGCCAGCTGTTCCGCGCTGCGCCCAGGGGTGAGGACGAAACGTCCGGTTTCACCCCGCCCGAATCGGGTATCTCGCTCTCTGTCAGGCAGCGGGCTGCGAGGCCGGGCGAAACCGTGGTGCTCACCGGCGCGCGGGTCCTCACCATGGCCGGCGACGGGGCAGGGGTGATCGAGAACGGCCTGATCGTGATCGAGGGCGACCGGATTGCCGGTGTCCACGATGCAACGACTGTCCGACTGAAACTGGACCCCGGAACCAAGGTCATCGACATGAGCGGCAAGACGATCATGCCCGGTCTGGTCGATGCCCATGCCCATGGGCCGCAGGGCGTGGGTGATCTGGTGCCGCAGCAGAACTGGGCGGCGATGCAGAACCTCGCCATGGGCGTGACGACGATCCACGATCCATCCTCGCAGGCCAGCGCGATCTTTGCCGCCGCTGAGCGGCAGCGGGCCGGGACCCTGCTTGCCCCGCGCATCTTCTCGACCGGGGAAATCATCTACGGGGCCAAGTCGCCCGGGGTCTATGCCCGGATCGACAGTTACGAGGATGCTCTGGCCCACGTTCGCCGGATCAAGGCGCAGGGCGGCATTTCGGTCAAGAACTACAACCAGCCGCGGCGCGAGCAGCGCCAGCAGGTGGTGGCGGCTGCGCGAGCGGAAAACATGCTGGTGGTGGCCGAAGGCGGCTCGCTGTTCGGGATGGACATGAACCTCGTCGCCGACGGCAATTCGACGATCGAGCACAACGTGCCGGTCGACGTGATGTACGAGGACGTGCTCCAGTTCTTCGGCCAGTCGAAAACCAACTACACCCCCACCCTGGTGGTGACCTATGGCGGCCTCGCCGGCGATCCCTACTGGCGGCAGGCACAGGACGTGTTCGCCCATCCGCTGCTGGTCCACACCCCGCCGCGCCAGCTGCTGGCGGAAACCGGGCGACGGACCAAGGCGCCGGACTGGGCCTTCGTTGATGACAACGCCGCGCGCGAGGCGAAGAAGCTGGCTGATCGCGGGGTCAAGGTCTCGATCGGGGCGCATGGCCAGCAGGCCGGGATCGCGGCCCACTGGGAACTGTGGAGCTTCGTGCGGGGGGGGATGACCCCGGTCGAGGCACTGCGCGCCGGCACGATCGAGTCCGCCCGCTCGCTCGGCATGGATCGTGACGTAGGCAGTATCGAGCCGGGCAAGCTGGCGGATCTGGTGGTGCTCTCGGCCGATCCGTCGGCCGATATTGCCAACAGCGACGACATCGAGCGGGTGATGATCGGCGGGCGGCTGTACGACGCCAGAACGCTGAACGAGGTCGAAACCGGCACGGCCACACGTCAGCCCTATTGGTGGGAGTGAGCGGACGCGCTACACTGCGTGCCCAACCCGCTGACAGGAGGTCGCATTCCATGAGTCTGTTCGATTCGATATTGAAGAACATCAACGGTTCGCCCGATGATGTCCGCAACCTCGCGCACAAGATCGGCATCGATCCGGCCATGGCGGAAAAGGCGATTGCCGCGCTCGGCCAGTCGCACCAGATGCAGGGCGATACAGTGGAATTGGCGGCGGCCAAGACCGGGCTGGACACGGGCATATTGAGCCAGATTGTCGAACAGATCGGCGGCGAAGGTTCACTGACCCACTTCAGCTCGATGCTGAAGGACAACCCTCAGGCTGCCGGCATTCTCGGAATGCTCGACCGCGATGGCGACGGCAACCCGATCAACGATGTGATGGACATGGCCAAGGGCCTGTTCGGAAAGAAATAAGTGGCGCTGCCTTCCGCCTGATCGTCAGGCGGAAGGCTCGCTGCCGATCATCCCCGCGCGCCCGCAATATATCGCTCCACGTTCTTTGCCAGCACCGTCATCGGCGCGTTGCCGCCGAGAATGACCGCGTCGTTGAACGCCTTGAAGTCATAGGCCGGGCCGAGCGTTGACCGCGCCTGTCCGCGCAGGCGCAGGATCTCGCTGTGGCCCAGCTTGTAACCGGTCGCCTGCCCCGGCCAGCTGCAATAGCGGTCCACCTCGCTCGCCACTTCCTGCGGCTTGTTGCCGTTTTCCTCGACGAAGAAATTGACTGCGCGCTGGCGGCTCCAGCCCTTGGCGTGGAGGCCCGTGTCGACCACCATCCGGCAGGCGCGGAAGGCGAGGCTCTGCAAATAGCCCAGTCGCCCGACTTCGCTGCCCTCGTAAGCGCCAAGCTCGTCCGCCAGCGTCTGCGCGTAGAGCGCCCAGCCTTCGCTGAAGGCGTTGAAGGCGAGGATCGAGCGGATCAGCGGTAGCCGGTTGGAGTATTCTCCTTCCCACACGTGGCCGGGGATCGTCTCGTGGAAGGTCAGGTCCGCCAGGTCATACTTGCGGTGCAGTTCGGTGGTGTGGAGGTTGATCCACATCCGGCCGGGAATGGTTCCGTCCTTGCTGCCCGCCCCGCCATAGGCACCCGGTGCGCCCGGTTCCTCGGCCAGCGGCAGGCGGCGCACTTCCAGCTTCGGATCGACCAGGGTGTTGAAGGCCCGCGGCATCTGCGCGCGCACCCAGTCGATCCGCTCGTTGATGAAGGCCATGATCTCGGCCCGGCCCGGGTCGCCCTCGGCAAACTTGTAGCGCGGGTCCTGCCCCAGCGCCTGCATCCGCTCGCCCACCGTGCCGCTGGTGTAGCCGATCCGGCGCAGGATCGGGTCCATCTCGGCCTGGAGCGATTTCAGCTCCTCCAGCCCCTGCCGGTGGACATCGTCAGCTGACAGGCGGGTGGTGGTGCTGGCGCGCAGGGCCCAGGCGTACCATTCCTCGCCATGCCGCCGTTCACGCATGCCGGGGGCGCTGGTCGCGACCGCGCGCTGGGCCTTCAGCTCTTCGAGCTGCCGTTCGAGCGCGACGGCGATCGTGGCGGTCTCGTACATCTGTGCCATATCGGCCATGCGTTCCGGCTGGCCCGCCTTGGCCAGGGCGGCGCGATAGGGGGCGGCATAAAGTTCGCCCTTGCCGGCCGAGGCCAGCGTCGTTTCCATCTGCTTGATGGCCCGGTCGAGCAGGAAGTCGGGCGGCACCACGCCGAGCGCGCGGGTCGCCTGCATCCGCTCCCGCTCGCCCTCCAGCGCCTGGGGGATGGCGCGGATGCGCTCCAGCCAGGCTTCGGCATCGGCCCCGTCGGCCAGCGGCTGGCTCGATTCGAGGAAGCGTGGATAGTCGAGATAGCTGCCGACGTTCTGGATCACGACATAGGGCGCGTTGCGCCAGCTGCCGACCGCAACATCGCCGTAAGGCAGGGCGAACCCTTCGAGCGCCACTTCGTAGGCGCTTTCGACCACTTCGAAGCTGGTCAGCTGGTCAGCGGTCATGCCTTCGCGCGGGAAGGCGCGGGTGGAGGCGAGATCCTGCCGCAAGGTGCTGGCATAGGCCTGCTGCCCGGCGCCGCTCTGGTCCTCCAGCTTCGCGCGCAGTCCGGCATACTGGCCAGTATCGACGCCCAGTCCAGTGGCGCGTTCGGGCTCGTGCTTGAGGAGGTTGTAGCCGACCTGTTCGAGCCACTGGTCCGGTGCGGAAAGGGCTGATGACGCCGCGCTGCCGGCATATGTCTTGCAGCCGGTCAGGGTGAGGGCGGTGGTGGCACCAAGCGCCGCCAGCGTCTGGCGGCGAGTGAGGACGGGGGGTGTGAAAGCGTTCATCCGCCATGTCTTAAGTGGCTGGTCCGCGCTGTCAAACCGTATGGTGCAGGCAAGGGTGGCGGGAAACCTCTTCCCTTGGCGCCCTGTTCCGGGCTAGCCGGTGGGGCATGGAAATCGTGCTTTCGATCCTCGTTCTTGCCGCCTTCGCCTTGCTGGCGGGCGCGGTTTGGCTGTGGCGCAAGGGCGGCGCGCGGCAGCAGGCTGTGCTGATGGCGATCCTGGCGGTGATTGCGTTGGTCAACGTGGCCATCTGGACGGTGCCGCAACCCGATGGCACCGCCCCGATCAGCCAGATTCCGGACTAATCCGGGATCTGCCACAGCACTGAGCTGGCATAGCTGCCCGGCACCTTGTCTCCCGTTCCGTTGCGCGCCGGTTCGAACCGGGCGCGCCTGGTCACCAGCGAACAGGTGGCCTCGTCGAGCGCAGTGTGGCCGGTCGAACGGGTGATCTGGCAGCCTTCCACCCGGCCACTGGCGCCGATGGCAAGCCTGAACCCGGCAGTCCCGGCATAGCCGCGGTTGATCCAGCTGGTCTTGTAATCCGCCTCGGTGATCCAGCCGTGCGGGTTGTTGCGCGCCTTCGCCGCCACCGCTTCGGCCGCCGGCGTGATCGACGGACCGGGCGAGGGGATGATTGTTGGTCCGGGTATCGGCTTGACCACGATGTCGCCCGGCGGGGGCAGCACGGTGGTTGCGTCGATTGCGCTGTCGTTGGTGTTGATCGTGATGACCGTGTCGGGTGTGTAGACCTTGCTGTCGGTCGGTGTCTTGGTATCGGGTGTCGGCTTGGGCGGCGGCGGGAGCGGAATCGGATCGACCACCGTTTCGCCCTTCAGGCGCGGCTCAGGCGGGGGGATGACCCCGGTAAACTGCAACCCGATCACCAGTGCATATCCAAGCGCCGCGTGGACTGCGATCACCCCGGCGACCGATGCGGCGCGGTCTGCGGGTCTCTTGCTGTCAGTATAGGCCATGCTTCCTCTCCTTGCTTACCCCCAAGCAAGGTTATGTCATTACATATCATCCGCAAGAACTATCGCGTCCCGATTTGCTACTGACGCGCAGGTCTGGCCCGCACTGGCAGGCTGGAGGCGACGGCGTGAAGGGGGTGTGCTGCCCGGGGCGGGCAATCACATCACTTGATCGGGCAGGACGGATCGAGCCGGAAGTTGAGGTAGTTGTCCACCGAACCCATCAGCTCTTCGATTTCGTTCTCGAAGAAGTGGTTGGCGCGGGGGATTTCCTCGTGATGGATGGTGATGTGCTTTTGCGTGCGCAGTTTGTCGACCAGCTTCTGCACCGCGTTGGGCTGCACCACCGTGTCAGCCGCGCCCTGGATGAAGATGCCGCTGGCGGGGCAAGGGGCAAGGAAGCTGAAGTCGTACATGTTGGCGGGCGCCGCAACCGAGATGAAGCCGCGGATTTCCGGGCGGCGCATCAGCAGTTGCATCCCGATCAGCGCGCCGAAGCTGACGCCCGCAACCCAGGTGGTCTGCGCCTCGGGATGGATCGACTGGACCCAGTCGAGCGCGCTGGCAGCGTCGCTCAGTTCGCCCACGCCGTTGTCGAAGCTGCCCTGGCTGCGCCCGACACCGCGGAAATTGAACCGCAGGGTGGCAAAGCCGCGGTCGGAAAAGGTCTTGTACAGCCGCTGCGTGATCCGGTCATTCATGGTGCCGCCGCCCTGCGGGTGCGGGTGCAGGATCATCGCCACCGGCGCACGCGCGCGGCTGGGCGGGTTGTAACGGCCTTCTAGGCGGCCTTCGGGGCCGGGAAAGATAACGGAGGGCATGGGCGGGTTACCTGTCAGCGCTGGAACGACGCGGGTGACGCGCCGGAAGTCGGCGCTATATAGTGCCCGTTCGCAAAATCGCAATCACGCTGACCGCACGACAACCCCGGGGCCCTACCATCACCCGCCGCATCTACCTCGACCATGCCGCCACCAGCCCGCTGCGCCCTGAAGCGCGGGCGGCGATGGAGGAGGGGTTCCGTATCTGGGCCAACCCGAGCAGCCCGCACGCCGAGGGGCGCCGGGCCAAGGCCGCGCTGGAGGATGCGCGTGAGAGGGTGAAGGCGGCGCTGGGTTGGAAAGGCGAGGTGATCTTCACCAGCGGCGCGAGCGAGGCGCTGTGGATCGCGCTCAACCGCGCCAAGGCAAAGCGCCGCATTGTCAGCGCAGTGGAGCATGATGCGGTGTTCCGGGCAGCGCCGGACGCGGAGGTTTTCTCTGACGACATGACGTTCGACGCCGGTTCGATCCTGGCTGTGCAGCACGTCAACTCCGAGACGGGCGTAATCAACCCGGTTGGCGACATGGCCGAGGCCGTCAGGCCGGCCGGTGCGCTGGTTCTGTCCGACTGCGCGCAATCTGCCGGCAAGCTTGCGCTGCCCGAGGCCGACCTGCTGGTCGTCTCGGCCCACAAGTTTGGCGGTCCGGTGGGTATTGGCGCCCTGCTGGTGCGCGATTTCGCCTTGCTCGAGCCGACGGGCGGGCACGAGCGGGGCTATCGCCAGGGAACCGAGAACATGCCCGCCGCGCTGGGCATGGCGGCTGCGCTCGAGGCGGGGCCGTGGGCAACCACCGCCGAGCAGCGCGCCGGGTTTGCCGGGCAGATCGCCGGACACCTCCTCCGGTTCGGCAACCAGACGGACCATATTTTCGCGGTAGTGCATCCTTCCATGAGCGCGCAGGCGCTGCTGATCCGGCTCGATGCGATGGGTTTTGCCGTATCGGCGGGCAGTGCCTGTTCCTCCGGCACGCTGAAGAAAAGCCGGGTGCTCGATGCTTTCGGGGTGCCCGATGATGTGGCATCGCGCACGATCCGGGTGAGCCTGGGGTGGTCCACCACGCCTCAGGATTTGGAGCAGTTTGTGGAGGCGTGGGACAGGTTGACATGATCTACCTCGATTACCAGGCCACCACCCCGCTTGCGCCTGAAGCGCGCGAGGCGATGGTGCGCTGGCTGGGCGGGCCGGACAGCGATCACTTCGGCAATCCGCACTCGCCTCACCGCATGGGGCGGATGGCGGCGGCAGCGGTCGAGGTGGCGCGCGAGCAGGTCGCAGGCCTGTTCCCGCCGGGCGGGCGGGTGATCTTCACCTCAGGTGCGACTGAGGCGATCAACCTCGCCATTGGTGGCGGCCGCTATGGCCCGGTCGCCTGCTCGACCATCGAGCATGCCGCCGTGCGCGACAGCATACGCTGGTTTGGCGATGGGCACGATCTTCCGGTCGGCCCAGATGGACTGATCGACCATGACGTGCCGATCGCCGCTGACACCCGATTGGTTGCGGTCATGCAGGTCAACAACGAGATCGGGACGATCCAGCCAGTCGAGGCAATCGCTAGGCGTACCCGCGCCCACGGGGCCTGGCTGCTGTGCGATGCGGTGCAGGGCGCGGGCAAGTTGCTGCCGCCTGCGAGCGCGGACCTGATCGCGGTCAGTGCGCACAAGCTCCACGGGCCCAAGGGGATCGGCGCGCTGTGGGTGCGGGACGGGATTGAGCTGTCGCCCATTACCCATGGCGGCGGGCAGGAACAGGGCCTGCGTTCCGGCACGCTCAGCCCCGCACTGTGCGCGGGGTTCGGCGCGGCGGCACAGATCGCGTTTGAGCGAAGGGCAGAGGACACCGCCCATGTCGAGGCACTCTGGGCCCGCGCGCGCGAGCTGTTCGCGGGCTGGACGCTCAATGGCAGCGCCGAGCACCGCTGGCACGGCAACCTCAATATCCGCAGAGACGGGCTGGATGTCGCCCGGCTGATGTCTGACTGCCGCAACGTGATGTTCAGCGCCGGGAGTGCCTGCGCCAGCGGGTCCGGGCGGCCGAGCCATGTCCTCAAGGCCATCGGGCTGACGGACCGGCAGGCAAAAAGCTCGATCCGGCTCGGCTTCGGGCGCTATACCACC encodes the following:
- a CDS encoding phosphoenolpyruvate carboxykinase, yielding MSTPLSTSLAAQGFETRAIIHPNFGTAELVEHALKKGEGQLTKHGALLVDTGKFTGRSVKDKYIVRDATTEETINWGPINQPMGQEHWNALKADFLAAVKDQGELYVADLFGGSQPEYRVNVRVINEMAWHNLFIRTLLVRPTAEELAVFTPEYTIINLPSFKADPERHGCRSDTVIVVNFTEKLILIGNTEYSGEMKKGVFGLLNYLLPAQGVMPMHCSANIGADGKSAIFFGLSGTGKTTLSADASRTLIGDDEHGWSDQAVFNFEGGCYAKMINLSAEGEPEIYATTRMFGTILENVTIDPATRELDFTDGSKTENTRGAYPIEYIPNTSEKNLGPAPANVIMLTADAFGVLPPIARLTPDQAMYYFLSGYTAKVAGTEIGVTEPEATFSTCFGAAFMPRHPSVYGNLLKERIAKGSVQCWLFNTGWTGGKYGVGQRMPIKATRGLLNAVLDGKIDDVEFRKDPNFGFEVPVHVPALAEAGIDQTLLDPRATWADKDEYDRMAQKLVQLFIDNFTQFEGHVDEGVRQAAPQAA
- a CDS encoding amidohydrolase family protein; translation: MIRSAASVASVLAILIAAPAALAQDAPPSPNPVEEKEVKASAPDPVAQPAEGSGEAASVAAVPAAPAKAEDAKWDVSAPGDGVVRQVPIRTDEGTWMDVDLSPDGNTLAFSLLGDIYTMPVTGGTPTRVADGLAWEVHPRFSPDGRRIAFTSDRGGGDNIWVMNADGSDKRQVTKESFRLINQPSWNPDGQTLAAKKHFTTQRSLGTGEVWLYHVSGGAGVQLVKRASGALQKELGEPTFAPDGSAVYYTRNVSSGPIFEYAQDSQQSVFEIERYDLKTGEVTTAVSGFGGAVRPNPSPDGKLLSFVRRDKDQSQLWVKDLASGAERMIYGALDLDMQETWAVTGVYPNMDWTPDSRTIVFWAGGKLRRVNADGSGAAVIPFRIDDTRGVIDGPHPVIAVAPDVIETRVPKFAALSPDGRRVVFETLGKLWVKDAAGGAPRRLTGEGEALELWPAWSRDGRSLAWVRWTDAGLGQIVVADAQGRNPRVVTPQPGHYAVPQFSPDGRTLAFEKRSGGYLTSPEQSENTGIYRVAVNGGTPMLVARGNSDPQFAADNDRLFMLGRSDGKLQLLSSDMNGEARRVHAEGELANDFRVAPDGRHLAFRQNYEVFAMPLLPGGQAVGVDETSSAMPVVRASKGGADYIGWADGGRTLHWSIGPELRTASVSQLFRAAPRGEDETSGFTPPESGISLSVRQRAARPGETVVLTGARVLTMAGDGAGVIENGLIVIEGDRIAGVHDATTVRLKLDPGTKVIDMSGKTIMPGLVDAHAHGPQGVGDLVPQQNWAAMQNLAMGVTTIHDPSSQASAIFAAAERQRAGTLLAPRIFSTGEIIYGAKSPGVYARIDSYEDALAHVRRIKAQGGISVKNYNQPRREQRQQVVAAARAENMLVVAEGGSLFGMDMNLVADGNSTIEHNVPVDVMYEDVLQFFGQSKTNYTPTLVVTYGGLAGDPYWRQAQDVFAHPLLVHTPPRQLLAETGRRTKAPDWAFVDDNAAREAKKLADRGVKVSIGAHGQQAGIAAHWELWSFVRGGMTPVEALRAGTIESARSLGMDRDVGSIEPGKLADLVVLSADPSADIANSDDIERVMIGGRLYDARTLNEVETGTATRQPYWWE
- a CDS encoding DUF885 domain-containing protein; protein product: MNAFTPPVLTRRQTLAALGATTALTLTGCKTYAGSAASSALSAPDQWLEQVGYNLLKHEPERATGLGVDTGQYAGLRAKLEDQSGAGQQAYASTLRQDLASTRAFPREGMTADQLTSFEVVESAYEVALEGFALPYGDVAVGSWRNAPYVVIQNVGSYLDYPRFLESSQPLADGADAEAWLERIRAIPQALEGERERMQATRALGVVPPDFLLDRAIKQMETTLASAGKGELYAAPYRAALAKAGQPERMADMAQMYETATIAVALERQLEELKAQRAVATSAPGMRERRHGEEWYAWALRASTTTRLSADDVHRQGLEELKSLQAEMDPILRRIGYTSGTVGERMQALGQDPRYKFAEGDPGRAEIMAFINERIDWVRAQMPRAFNTLVDPKLEVRRLPLAEEPGAPGAYGGAGSKDGTIPGRMWINLHTTELHRKYDLADLTFHETIPGHVWEGEYSNRLPLIRSILAFNAFSEGWALYAQTLADELGAYEGSEVGRLGYLQSLAFRACRMVVDTGLHAKGWSRQRAVNFFVEENGNKPQEVASEVDRYCSWPGQATGYKLGHSEILRLRGQARSTLGPAYDFKAFNDAVILGGNAPMTVLAKNVERYIAGARG
- a CDS encoding energy transducer TonB — protein: MAYTDSKRPADRAASVAGVIAVHAALGYALVIGLQFTGVIPPPEPRLKGETVVDPIPLPPPPKPTPDTKTPTDSKVYTPDTVITINTNDSAIDATTVLPPPGDIVVKPIPGPTIIPSPGPSITPAAEAVAAKARNNPHGWITEADYKTSWINRGYAGTAGFRLAIGASGRVEGCQITRSTGHTALDEATCSLVTRRARFEPARNGTGDKVPGSYASSVLWQIPD
- a CDS encoding alpha/beta hydrolase, which gives rise to MPSVIFPGPEGRLEGRYNPPSRARAPVAMILHPHPQGGGTMNDRITQRLYKTFSDRGFATLRFNFRGVGRSQGSFDNGVGELSDAASALDWVQSIHPEAQTTWVAGVSFGALIGMQLLMRRPEIRGFISVAAPANMYDFSFLAPCPASGIFIQGAADTVVQPNAVQKLVDKLRTQKHITIHHEEIPRANHFFENEIEELMGSVDNYLNFRLDPSCPIK
- a CDS encoding cysteine desulfurase family protein, which gives rise to MEEGFRIWANPSSPHAEGRRAKAALEDARERVKAALGWKGEVIFTSGASEALWIALNRAKAKRRIVSAVEHDAVFRAAPDAEVFSDDMTFDAGSILAVQHVNSETGVINPVGDMAEAVRPAGALVLSDCAQSAGKLALPEADLLVVSAHKFGGPVGIGALLVRDFALLEPTGGHERGYRQGTENMPAALGMAAALEAGPWATTAEQRAGFAGQIAGHLLRFGNQTDHIFAVVHPSMSAQALLIRLDAMGFAVSAGSACSSGTLKKSRVLDAFGVPDDVASRTIRVSLGWSTTPQDLEQFVEAWDRLT
- a CDS encoding cysteine desulfurase family protein: MIYLDYQATTPLAPEAREAMVRWLGGPDSDHFGNPHSPHRMGRMAAAAVEVAREQVAGLFPPGGRVIFTSGATEAINLAIGGGRYGPVACSTIEHAAVRDSIRWFGDGHDLPVGPDGLIDHDVPIAADTRLVAVMQVNNEIGTIQPVEAIARRTRAHGAWLLCDAVQGAGKLLPPASADLIAVSAHKLHGPKGIGALWVRDGIELSPITHGGGQEQGLRSGTLSPALCAGFGAAAQIAFERRAEDTAHVEALWARARELFAGWTLNGSAEHRWHGNLNIRRDGLDVARLMSDCRNVMFSAGSACASGSGRPSHVLKAIGLTDRQAKSSIRLGFGRYTTIDQIEQAGAQINAAAREQGV